In the Columba livia isolate bColLiv1 breed racing homer unplaced genomic scaffold, bColLiv1.pat.W.v2 Scaffold_303, whole genome shotgun sequence genome, one interval contains:
- the LOC135578070 gene encoding olfactory receptor 14J1-like produces MSYDRYVAICKPLHYGTLLGSRACVHMAAAAWATGFLTALLHTANTFSLPLCKGNALGQFFCEIPQILKLSCSHSYFREAGLLVVSILVVFGCFVFIVVSYVQIFRAVLRIPSEQGRHKAFSTCLPHLAVVSLFVSTGVFADLKPPSMSSPSRDLVVSVLYSVVPPSRLFNKCEYPCTESAHQSGIKATITEMETEALDQLLEARNQRDMSAEMLLNT; encoded by the exons atgtcgtacgaccgctacgttgccatctgcaaacccctgcactacgggaccctcctgggcagcagagcttgtgtccacatggcagcagctgcctgggccactgggtttctcactgctctgctgcacacggccaatacattttcactgcccctgtgcaagggcaatgccctgggccagttcttctgtgaaatcccccagatcctcaagctctcctgctcacactcctacttCAGGGAAGCtgggcttcttgtggttagTATATTAGTAgtatttgggtgttttgtgttcattgtggtgtcctatgtgcagatcttcagggccgtgctgaggatcccctctgagcagggacggcacaaagccttttccacctgcctccctcacctggctgtggtctccctgtttgtcagcactggtgtgTTTGCtgacctgaagcccccctctaTGTCCTCCCCATCCcgggacctggtggtgtctgttctgtattcggtggtgcctcca agcaggttgttcaACAAGTGTGAGTATCCgtgtacagagtctgcacatcaGTCAGGCATCAAAGCCAccattacagaaatggagacCGAGGctcttgaccagctccttgaaGCCAGGAATCAGcgtgacatgtctgctgagatgCTATTGAACACCTAA